A part of Pseudomonas sp. HR96 genomic DNA contains:
- a CDS encoding DUF4142 domain-containing protein, with protein MHHFKAAKLALATLMLGASVTAFAATSNDFVTKASEGGVAEVQAGKLAEQKSQSADIKAFAAMMVKDHTAANGELTGLAQKLDLKVEDDATLVAKAKKEILELRDESFDKAYVNNQVKAHEDTVALFTKESQSSDNAELKAWATKTLPKLQAHLDQARALQAKYNK; from the coding sequence ATGCATCATTTCAAAGCTGCCAAATTGGCCCTCGCCACCCTCATGCTGGGCGCCAGCGTCACCGCATTTGCCGCCACCTCCAACGACTTCGTGACCAAGGCCTCCGAAGGTGGCGTGGCTGAAGTGCAAGCCGGCAAGTTGGCCGAACAGAAAAGCCAATCGGCCGATATCAAGGCCTTTGCAGCCATGATGGTCAAGGATCACACCGCCGCCAACGGAGAACTGACCGGCCTGGCCCAAAAGCTCGACCTGAAGGTCGAAGATGACGCCACGCTGGTGGCCAAAGCCAAGAAAGAGATCCTGGAACTGCGCGACGAGTCGTTCGACAAGGCTTATGTCAACAACCAGGTCAAGGCTCACGAAGACACCGTGGCGCTGTTCACCAAAGAGAGCCAGTCTTCGGACAACGCCGAGCTGAAAGCCTGGGCGACCAAGACACTGCCAAAACTGCAGGCGCATCTGGACCAGGCGCGGGCACTGCAGGCCAAGTACAACAAGTAA
- a CDS encoding hemerythrin domain-containing protein: MNAIDLLMQDHVRVKDLLSQLAESTERAIKKRTDLLNKLEMELTVHTQLEEAILYPAFKEAGDKEQAIMYYEAKEEHRTVDSLVVPDLKKTDPSQPEFAGRVKVCKELLEHHIEEEESEMFPQAKKLLGKAKLDELGAQMEAMRAEMKKSMSLKAA, translated from the coding sequence ATGAACGCTATCGACCTTCTGATGCAGGACCATGTACGTGTCAAGGACCTGCTGAGCCAACTGGCTGAATCCACCGAGCGCGCGATCAAGAAGCGCACGGATCTGTTGAACAAGTTGGAAATGGAGTTGACCGTGCACACTCAGCTGGAAGAGGCGATCCTCTATCCAGCGTTCAAGGAAGCCGGCGACAAGGAACAGGCCATCATGTATTACGAGGCCAAGGAAGAGCACCGTACCGTCGATTCGCTGGTCGTGCCGGACCTGAAAAAGACCGATCCCAGCCAGCCCGAATTCGCCGGGCGGGTGAAAGTCTGCAAAGAGCTGCTGGAGCATCACATCGAAGAGGAAGAGTCGGAAATGTTCCCCCAGGCCAAGAAGCTGCTGGGCAAGGCCAAGCTCGACGAGCTGGGCGCGCAGATGGAAGCGATGCGTGCCGAAATGAAGAAGAGCATGAGCCTCAAGGCGGCCTGA
- a CDS encoding zinc-dependent alcohol dehydrogenase: MRALTYHGAHSVKVDTVPDPQIEQPDDIILRVTATAICGSDLHLYRGKIPTVEHGDIFGHEFMGVVEEAGSAVTAVQPGDRVVIPFVIACGSCFFCQLDQFAACETTNDGRGAIMNKKSIPPAAALFGFSKLYGGIPGGQAEYVRVPKANVGPFKVPGTLADEKVLFLSDILPTAWQAVLNTGIGAGSSIAIYGAGPVGLLAAACAKALGAERIFMVDHHPYRLAYAQQAYGVIPINFDEDDDPADTIIRQTPGSRGVDGVVDAVGFEAKGSTTETVMTTLKLEGSSGKALRQCIAAVRRGGTVSVPGVYAGFIHGFLFGDAFDKGLTFKMGQTHVQRYLPELLGHIETGRLVPDAIITHRMSLEDAAEGYKIFDKKEQECRKVILTPGRSDIPLAVPLADGAEPVPVV, translated from the coding sequence CGTCCCCGACCCGCAGATCGAGCAGCCCGACGACATTATTCTGCGGGTGACCGCCACGGCCATCTGCGGCTCGGACCTGCACCTGTACCGCGGCAAGATCCCCACCGTGGAACACGGCGACATCTTTGGCCATGAGTTCATGGGGGTCGTCGAGGAAGCCGGCAGCGCCGTCACCGCAGTGCAGCCGGGTGATCGCGTGGTGATTCCGTTCGTCATCGCCTGCGGTTCGTGCTTCTTCTGCCAACTTGACCAGTTCGCCGCCTGCGAGACCACCAACGACGGGCGCGGCGCGATCATGAACAAAAAGTCCATCCCGCCGGCGGCGGCGCTGTTCGGCTTCAGCAAGCTGTACGGCGGCATCCCTGGTGGCCAGGCCGAATACGTGCGCGTGCCCAAGGCCAACGTCGGTCCGTTCAAGGTGCCGGGCACCCTGGCGGACGAGAAGGTGCTGTTTCTCTCGGACATCCTGCCCACGGCCTGGCAGGCCGTGCTCAACACCGGCATCGGCGCCGGGTCCAGCATCGCCATCTATGGCGCCGGGCCGGTCGGCCTGCTGGCGGCCGCTTGCGCCAAGGCCCTGGGCGCCGAGCGCATCTTCATGGTCGACCACCATCCCTATCGCCTGGCCTATGCCCAGCAGGCCTACGGTGTGATCCCGATCAACTTCGACGAGGACGACGACCCGGCCGACACCATCATCCGCCAGACCCCGGGTTCGCGTGGTGTCGATGGCGTGGTCGATGCCGTGGGCTTCGAAGCCAAGGGCAGCACCACCGAAACGGTGATGACCACGCTCAAGCTGGAGGGCAGCAGCGGCAAGGCGTTGCGCCAGTGCATCGCGGCTGTGCGTCGAGGGGGGACGGTGAGCGTACCGGGCGTATATGCCGGTTTCATCCACGGCTTCCTGTTCGGCGATGCCTTCGACAAGGGCTTGACCTTCAAGATGGGCCAGACCCACGTACAGCGTTACCTGCCGGAGCTGCTCGGGCATATCGAAACCGGCCGCCTGGTGCCGGACGCGATCATCACCCATCGCATGTCGCTGGAAGATGCCGCCGAGGGCTACAAGATCTTCGACAAGAAAGAGCAGGAATGCCGCAAGGTCATTCTCACCCCAGGGCGCAGCGATATTCCGCTGGCCGTGCCTTTGGCCGACGGTGCCGAGCCGGTGCCGGTCGTCTGA